The genomic DNA GCGATCGCCCGGCAGGTGCGCCGGCGCACGGTTCAGGTGGTGGTGTTTCGACCCAGCGCCACCAGTGCGAAGATCCAGATGATCGCGAGCGCGAGCTGGGCGGCGGCGGGCGCCGTCATCGCCTCGGCGCCCGGGCGTCGACGTGACGTGGCATGGGCGGTTCTCCTCCCGGTGCGCAACTTCTCACAGGAGCCGGTGTCCGGTGCGGATTCGGTGGACACGATAGGGGGCGATCGGGTTCGGCCGTATGCAGGAAACCGAGAATTTCCCGCAGCCCCGATTGCAACTTCCTGAGAGACGCGCGGGTGTCAGTGCGACCGGCGAGCCACCCGCCTCGCGGAGCCTTCCCGTCCGAGCAGCGAGCGTGCCGCGGCTCCCCGGCGCCGTGCGCGACAGCCCGAGATCACCGGAGGGGTGTCGAGGTGGGCGATGTCCGCCGCGGTCTCGGCGACGAGCTCCCGGACCAGTGCGGTGACGGGCGCCAGGGCCCGCGACCGGTGGAACGTGTCGAGCGCCAGGTCGAGGTCCTTGCGGAGGTCGCGGGCGGCGAAGAGCGTGAGCTCGTGCCAGCGGTCGACGAACCCGGTCCGGCGCATCTCGAGCCACGGCACCTGGCGGGCGAGCACCCAGAAGACGTCCCTGGGGTCGAGGTTCGCTGCCTCGCCGGCGGTCTGCAGCTCGGCAGCGGACATGATCACCGCCGCGACCATGCTGCTGGCCACCAGCTTGAGGCGCGCTCCGCTGCCCAGCGGGCCGACGTGGCGCACCTCGCCGAGCAGCCGGAGCAGGGGTCGGACGTGCTCGACGTCGGCGGGCGCGCCCCCGGCGAGGATCGTGGCCCCTCCGCGGAGCACCACCGCCGGAGCACCGAGGATGGGCGCGTCGATCAGGGTCGAGCCGGTCGCTGCGAAGCGCGCCTCGAACTCCGCCAACAGGTCGGGTCCCGACGTGCTCATCTCGACGAAAACCTGCCCGCGGGCGGCGGCGAGCGCGCCCGCGGGACCGCCATAGGCGGCGCGCACGGCGTCGGCGCCGGTCAGGCTGGTGATGACGACCCCGGCGTCGCGCACCGCGTCGGCAGGTGTGGCGACGACAGATCCGACACCCACCCGCTCCGCGCGAGCTCTGGTCCGGTTCCAGAGGACGGGCACGAGGCCGGCCCCGGCGAGGCGACGGGCGAGGGCGGACCCCATCCGTCCGGTGCCGAGAATGGCGACCTCCATGGCGGTGGACGACCTCGGGGTGGGGATGGACATATCTCGATATCAAACTACTCCATGTTGTAGCACTTTGTCAAGAAGCTTGATATCGAACTACCAACCGCCCGCCGATCCACCCCGGGTCACGGTTGGGATCCTCGCGCCGGCCGGTCAGTGCAGGGGCAGTGGCTGCCCCGAGCCTGAGGCGGAGCGCTCCTCGTAGATGCCGGCGAGGGCGCGCAGCAGCGCCGGGCAGTCACCGCTGAACGACGAACCGTGCATCACCGCGAGCGTGCGTGGCGCGAGGTCCGCGAGCTGCCGGTAGGTCGGTGCGATCGCGGGGCCGAGAGACGTCTGCCGGAACATGTCCTCGGCCTGGACGGCAGCCTCGAGGAGGTCGCCGTCGGTGACCGCCGGTCCGTCGCCGATCTGGGTGCACAGATCGCCGCAGAAGAGCGTGCCGGTCTCCTGCTCGAAGAGCACGTGCGACTCCCAGTTGTGGGGCACGTGGGGCGTCGACACCTCGAGCACCCGGCGCTGCAGAGCCGCGCCGCCGAGCTCGAGCACCTCGCCGTCGGCGAGCGGGCGCGGTGGCCGGTCGCAGTGGTCGTTCAGCGAGAGCATGCAGCCGAGGGCGCCATGGGTCACCTCGGCGTGCGGTGCCACCGCGAGGAAGTCGTTGACGGAGCCGCACTCGTCCGCCTCGAGGTGGGCGAACGCGATCCAGCGCAGCCGCTCCACCGGCATGATCCGCTCGACGGCCTCGCGCACCAGCGGGAACAGCGCCCGCATCCCCGTGTGATAGAGCAACGGCTCCTCGGCGTCGACCAGGAACTGGTTGAAGGTGAAGCCGCCGGGCGCGACCTCGGCGATGCAGGTCGAGATCCTGTAGATCCGGTCGGCGATCTGGTCGACGCGTGTCTCCATTGCGCTCCTCCCTGGGACCCTGCTCACCGGCATCTTCTCACAGCTCTGTAATGTGGGCTTCGCACAGCGGGCGCCTCACGCCCCCGCGCGGGCTACCGGGTGTCGGGTGAGCCGACCCTCTGACGCGACGGGACCACGGTCTCGGGCCGTGGGGGCGGGGTCATGTCGATGCCCTCGCGGCCGCGCTTGAGCTCCCAGAACGTGCCCAGCCGCACCAGGGTGCGCCAGGCGTCGAAGAGCTCGAGCGCCTCCTCGCCGGTGGGCACGGGAGCCACCACCGGCCCGAAGTAGACGCTGCCGTCGATCCCGACCAGCGGCGTCCCGACGTCCTCGCCGGTCCGGCTCAGCGCCTCCGACATCGAGGCCCGGATGGCGTCGTCGAGACTCTCGTCGTCGAGCGCGGCGGCGACCGACGGGTCGGCGCCGAGGGCGCCGAGGACGGCGGCGACGTCGATGTCCTGGGCGTCGACGCCGTCGTGGTGGATCTGGGTTCCGACCTCGGTGTAGAAGCGCTCGATCAGGTCGCTCCTCCCCTCCGCACGAAGCCGCTCGGCCACGCGGAGCATGCGGTGCGTCGCCACCACCGGGGCGCGGTACTGCTCGGGGACGTTCTCGGCGCCGCCGTTCTTCTCCAGCAGGCTGATGCTGCGCCAGCGGATGGTCAGGTTGCGGAGGGGGGCGACACCGAGCAGCCAGCGCGAGGTGCGCCAGCAGAAGGGGCAGGCGGGATCGAACCAGAAGTCGATGTCCATGACTCGATTGTGACCCACCGGTCCGGTTTGCCGTCCGCACGCCGCCGCGGTCTACGGGCGGAGCGGCGGGCGGCGCAGGGCGGCGAGCTGCCGGTCGATCTCGGCGTCGAGCGCCTGCTGGTGCGCGGAGTCGCCGAGGGTGTCGATCCGACCCCGGGCCTTGGTGCGGGCGGCGTCGTGGGACGCCGAGCGGGCGCGGGCCTGGCGGTGGCGGAGCTCGGCGGCCTCACCCTCGGCGTCGGTGGCGGCCTGGGTCGCGTTCTCGACCACGAGCGGCCTGGCGGTCTCGGTGTGATGGCGCGCCTCGGCGTCGGCCTTCTCGCGCTCGGCGTATCGACCTCCGCGCCATCCACACGTGCTGCACGTCGCGCGGTGTGAGGCGCCGGGGATGAACCCGCCGGTGCTGGCGGTCACGGTCACGGTGTGTCCGGTCATGTGGCTCCTACCCCAGCGCGGCGCCGTGCGTGAGCGAGGAGATCCTGTCTCCGGGGCGAGCCTAACATATCCGTAATGTTGTGACCCGAAGGGTTCGGTGGGGTAGCCTGTCCGCTCCATGAGCCGCACCGCGCGGGTCACCCAAGGTGAGGGAAGGCATGGCGAACGAGGAGCTCGACGACACCACCGCCGCCCTGATCGGACACGCGCTGGTGCGCTATCTGGTCGACGACGATCCCGCCGGCATCGCGCGGTACATCCCGGACCTCGACCCCACCGTCGTGGATGACGCCAAGGCGGCACGCATCGGGCACACGATGGTCGACCTGCTGCGGAACTTCAGCCTCGTCTGAGTGATCCATCCGGCGCCCGGCGCCCGTATCAGTGGACGCCCCCCCGGAGCCCTGGGCGCCGCGCCCAGGGCTCCACTCCCTCCTCGAAGGGCGTAGGCTGGAGATCGAGTCGGGCTTCGGAGGGACGTCCATGGCGATCAGCGACGGGAGCACCAGGACCGCCGCGGCGGCCATCCAGGACATGCCGCGGCCGCCCTGGCACGGGGTCAACCACCTCGCACTGGTCACCCCGGACATGGACGCGACCGTCCGCTTCTACCACGGGGTCCTCGGGATGCGGCTGGTCGCCACCCTGATGGCGGGGCCGATGCGTCACTACTTCTTCGAGATCGCCCCGGGCAACTGCGTGGCCTTCTTCGAGTGGCAGGGGGCGGACACCTTCTGCAAGCCCGCGGGCTGGCGTGTGGAGCAGCCGCTCCAGCTCGACCACCTCTCCTTCAACCTCCCCGACCACGAGGCGCTGCTCGACCTGCACGCCCGCCTCGAGGAGGCCGGCGTCGAGGTGACCGAGGAGATCGACCACGGCTTCATCCACTCGATCTACTTCACCTATCCCAACGGCATCGCCCTCGAGGCCAGCTACTGGCTCGAGGACGCGACCGCGAAGCCCGAGAGCGACCGCAGCTCCTTCAGCGATCCCGACCCGGTGGCCGCGGTGCGCGAGCTCCAGGCCGCCGGACGGCTCGACTGGATGCCCGCCACCGACCTGGTGCCCCAACCGCGCGGGGTCGCCTGACCTAGCGTCCGGCCAGCCGGCGGACGGCGCTCCGCGCCACCAGCAGGGCGACGATGGCGACCAGCTGGCCGCCGAGGGCGATGCGGGTGACGTCGACCGCCGGCCGCCAGCTCACCTCGCCGTCGCGGATCACGTAGACGCCGACCGGGCGGGCCTCCAGCCCGAAGCCGCCGCCGCTGCCGCTCCCCTCGGTCGGGTTGCCACCGCCGCCGCCTCCGCCGCCCCCTGCCACCCGCGCGACCGGGACGACGAGGACGCCGTCGCGCTCGTACGGCTCGCCGAACACCTGGCGGACGGTCAGGGTGTCGCGCACCCTGTCGAGGATCTCCTCCGGGCGCATGGATCTCCCTCCGCTGCCTGGATCCGGGTCCCGAGGGTACCGCTCCCGTCCCGCCCCCGGGCCGGGCTCCGGCCCGCTTCGCGGACAATCGGAGCGATGACCGAACCGCGCGGCCGCGGCCCCGGGCGGCCGGCGCTCCGGCTCGCCAACGACGATCCCCTGCTCGCCGGCGCCGTGACCGAGGCGGAGCGGCGGGCCCGGCGGCGGCTGCTGCGCGCGCTCCTCGACGAGGGCGTGCCCCGGGAGGAGCTGCTCGGCGCCGTCGAGGCCGACCGGCTCTCGCTGCTGCTCACCGACCTCACCCTGCGGGGCGGCCGCAGCTACAGCGACGCCACCCTGGAGCGGCGCGCCGGGCTGACCCGGGAGCAGCTCGACGACCACCGCCGCGCCGCCGGGCTGTCGCCGGTGCAGGAGATCACCTCGGCCGACCTGGCGGCCGCCTCCGCGCTCGGCCGGCTGCTCGCCGCCGGGGTGGCCCCCGAGGACATCGTCGAGGTCTCCCGGGTGGCCGGCCAGGGGGTCTCGAGCATCGCGCGGGCGATCACCCGGGTGGCGTCCCGGCTCCTGGTGCGCGCCGGCGACAGCGAGCTCGACGTCAGCCGCCGATACGCCCAGGCGGCGGAGGTCTTCTTCCCCCTGGTCACCGCCCTCGGCGTCTACCAGTTCCGCGGCCACCTGCGCGAGGCGCTGCAGCAGGAGGCGGTGGGCCGGGCCGAGCGCGAGACCGGCGGGGTGCGCGGGGCGCGGGACGTCTGCGTCGCCTTCGCCGACCTGGTCGGCTTCACCCGGCTGGGCAACCGCGTCCACGCCGACGAGATCGGCCGCGTCGCCGGCCGGCTGGTGACCCTCTCCTACGAGCTGGTCCATCCGCCGGTCGCGATCGTCAAGACCATCGGCGACGCGGTGATGCTGGTCTCCCCCGAGCCGGTGCCCATGGTCGAGGCGCTGCTGCGGCTCGTCGACACCGTGGACGCCGAGGGCTCGGACTTCCCCCAGCTCCGCGCCGGGATCGCCTGCGGCCCCGCCGTCGAGGTCGGCGCCGACTGGTACGGGCACGCGGTGAACCTGGCCAGCCGGCTCACCGCCGCCGCCCGGCCCGGCTGCGTGGTGGGCACCCCGGAGGTGCGGGCGGCGACCGCGGACCAGTTCCGCTGGTCGCGCGCCCTCCCCCGCCACCTCAGGGGGGTGCGCGGAGCCGTGTTCACCGCCCGGGTGCGGGCCCGCCCGGCGCCGGACGCCGGCTGAGCCCCGCTCCGGGGCTCACCGCCGACCGCACCGGCATACACTGGCGTGAGGCGCGACCCGCCCATCGGACGGCGGTGCGGGTGCTCGGGAGGGAGCATGGCGACGGTCACCGGCGAGCGATCGACGGCTCTCCGCCCCGCGGCGGCGGGCCCCGCCGCAGGCGCCACGGCGGCCACCGGGGCCGCCGACTGGACCGTGGCCGCCCTCGGCTGCTGGGTGGTCGGCGGGGGCTACCTCGACGTCTGGGCGCACTCCAACCTGCGCCTCGCCGACACCTTCCTCACCCCCTGGCATGCCGTGCTCTACTCGGGGATGCTCGCCACCGCCGGGTATCTGCTCGTGCTCCGCCGCAGCCGTCTCGCCCGCGGCCTCGGCTGGGACCGGGCCAGCGGCTACGGGCTCTCCCTCACCGGTTGCGGGCTCTTCGCGCTGTCGGGCGCCGCCGACGGGGCGTGGCACACCGTCTTCGGGATCGAGACCGGCGTCAACGGCCTGATCAGCCCGCCCCACGTCCTCCTCACCCTCAGCACCGGCCTGATCGTCAGCGGGCCACTGCGGGTCGCCTGGCGCTCCGAACGGGGCCACGCCTCCTGGCCGGCGGTGATCTCGGCGGCGCTGCTGCTCAGCGTGCTCACCTACCTCACCCAGTTCGACCACCCGCTCAGCAACCTCTGGGCGGCGGGCGACGCCCCGCCCGCCGTGCTCGGGGTGCGCCCCCGCGAGATCCAGCTCGGGATCCTCGGCGTCCTGCTCCAGACCGGCCTGCTCGCCGGGCTGGTGCTGCTGCTCGTCGCCCACCTGAGGCTGCCCCGGGGATCGCTCCTCGTGATCCTCGGGATCAACGGCTTCCTGATCACCGCGGTCGACCACATCGGGGTGCTCGCCCTCCTCGCCGTGGCGATGGGCGCGCTCGGCGAGGTGCTCCTGGGAGTGCTGCGGGTGGAACCCGGGCGGCGCGGCCGGCTGCGCCTCTTCGCGGCGACCTGGACGGCGGGTCTCTACATCCTCTACTTCCTCGAGCTGCAGGCC from Candidatus Dormiibacterota bacterium includes the following:
- a CDS encoding NAD(P)-dependent oxidoreductase, coding for MEVAILGTGRMGSALARRLAGAGLVPVLWNRTRARAERVGVGSVVATPADAVRDAGVVITSLTGADAVRAAYGGPAGALAAARGQVFVEMSTSGPDLLAEFEARFAATGSTLIDAPILGAPAVVLRGGATILAGGAPADVEHVRPLLRLLGEVRHVGPLGSGARLKLVASSMVAAVIMSAAELQTAGEAANLDPRDVFWVLARQVPWLEMRRTGFVDRWHELTLFAARDLRKDLDLALDTFHRSRALAPVTALVRELVAETAADIAHLDTPPVISGCRARRRGAAARSLLGREGSARRVARRSH
- a CDS encoding MBL fold metallo-hydrolase: METRVDQIADRIYRISTCIAEVAPGGFTFNQFLVDAEEPLLYHTGMRALFPLVREAVERIMPVERLRWIAFAHLEADECGSVNDFLAVAPHAEVTHGALGCMLSLNDHCDRPPRPLADGEVLELGGAALQRRVLEVSTPHVPHNWESHVLFEQETGTLFCGDLCTQIGDGPAVTDGDLLEAAVQAEDMFRQTSLGPAIAPTYRQLADLAPRTLAVMHGSSFSGDCPALLRALAGIYEERSASGSGQPLPLH
- a CDS encoding DsbA family protein, whose translation is MDIDFWFDPACPFCWRTSRWLLGVAPLRNLTIRWRSISLLEKNGGAENVPEQYRAPVVATHRMLRVAERLRAEGRSDLIERFYTEVGTQIHHDGVDAQDIDVAAVLGALGADPSVAAALDDESLDDAIRASMSEALSRTGEDVGTPLVGIDGSVYFGPVVAPVPTGEEALELFDAWRTLVRLGTFWELKRGREGIDMTPPPRPETVVPSRQRVGSPDTR
- a CDS encoding VOC family protein, whose product is MAISDGSTRTAAAAIQDMPRPPWHGVNHLALVTPDMDATVRFYHGVLGMRLVATLMAGPMRHYFFEIAPGNCVAFFEWQGADTFCKPAGWRVEQPLQLDHLSFNLPDHEALLDLHARLEEAGVEVTEEIDHGFIHSIYFTYPNGIALEASYWLEDATAKPESDRSSFSDPDPVAAVRELQAAGRLDWMPATDLVPQPRGVA
- a CDS encoding spore germination protein GerW family protein, encoding MRPEEILDRVRDTLTVRQVFGEPYERDGVLVVPVARVAGGGGGGGGGNPTEGSGSGGGFGLEARPVGVYVIRDGEVSWRPAVDVTRIALGGQLVAIVALLVARSAVRRLAGR
- a CDS encoding adenylate cyclase regulatory domain-containing protein; the protein is MTEPRGRGPGRPALRLANDDPLLAGAVTEAERRARRRLLRALLDEGVPREELLGAVEADRLSLLLTDLTLRGGRSYSDATLERRAGLTREQLDDHRRAAGLSPVQEITSADLAAASALGRLLAAGVAPEDIVEVSRVAGQGVSSIARAITRVASRLLVRAGDSELDVSRRYAQAAEVFFPLVTALGVYQFRGHLREALQQEAVGRAERETGGVRGARDVCVAFADLVGFTRLGNRVHADEIGRVAGRLVTLSYELVHPPVAIVKTIGDAVMLVSPEPVPMVEALLRLVDTVDAEGSDFPQLRAGIACGPAVEVGADWYGHAVNLASRLTAAARPGCVVGTPEVRAATADQFRWSRALPRHLRGVRGAVFTARVRARPAPDAG